One window of Cryobacterium arcticum genomic DNA carries:
- the aceE gene encoding pyruvate dehydrogenase (acetyl-transferring), homodimeric type produces MTVNDQDPYSMDNTDADPEETSEWSQSLEALVAANGPARAREIMLSLLKRSKELHLNVPMVPTTDYINTIASTNEPDFPGDEDIERRYRAWIRWNAAVLVHRAQRPGIAVGGHISTYASSAALYETGFNHFFRGQDHPGGGDQIFIQGHASPGTYARAFLEGRLSANQLDGFRQEKSHAPDGISSYPHPRLMPEFWQFPTVSMGLGPINAIYQAQLNRYLTNRGIKDASDQQVWAFLGDGEMDEVESRGQLQVAANEGLDNLNFIVNCNLQRLDGPVRGNGKIIQELESFFRGAGWNVIKVVWGREWDDLLSRDTDGALLNLMNVTTDGDYQTYKAESGAYVRENFFGRDPRALKLVEGYTDDQVWNLKRGGHDYRKVYAAFKAASEHKGQPTVILAKTVKGYGLGPSFEGRNATHQMKKMTLDNLKTFRDSMHVPITDAQLEANPYQPPYYTPGENDEAIQYLHERRRALGGYLPERRSKYTQVNLPDDSTYAITKKGSGTQEIATTMAFVRLLKELLRSKDFGHRIVPIIPDEARTFGIDAFFPNAKIYNPNGQHYTSVDHAQLLAYKESPQGQIIHVGINEAGALAAFTNVGTSYATQGEPLIPVYVFYSMFGFQRTGDAMWAAGDQMTRGFMIGATAGRTTLTGEGLQHADGHSPLLASTNPAVVSYDPAFGYEIGHIVRSGLERMYGGTHTDPNVMYYITVYNEPQVQPVEPADVDVDGIIRGIHRVSESTVAGPKAQLLASGVAVPWALEAQTLLAEDWGVSADVWSVTSWAELRRDGLAAEEHNFLYPNEEPRTAYVTDKLADTAGPFVAVSDFMHAVPDQIRQFIPGDFATLGADDFGFSDTRPAARRFFKIDGPSMVVRTLQQLANSGELDRSVIQQAIDKYSLHDVSAGTTGSAGGES; encoded by the coding sequence GTGACTGTCAACGACCAAGACCCGTACTCCATGGATAACACGGACGCCGATCCCGAAGAGACGAGCGAATGGTCGCAATCTCTCGAAGCGCTTGTCGCGGCCAACGGTCCGGCCCGGGCCCGCGAGATCATGCTCAGCCTGCTCAAGCGCTCCAAGGAACTGCACCTCAACGTCCCGATGGTTCCGACCACGGACTACATCAACACCATCGCCTCGACGAACGAGCCCGATTTTCCCGGCGATGAAGACATCGAACGCCGCTACCGCGCCTGGATCCGCTGGAACGCCGCCGTGCTCGTGCACCGCGCCCAGCGCCCCGGCATCGCCGTCGGCGGCCACATCTCCACCTACGCGTCGTCCGCCGCGCTCTACGAGACCGGCTTCAACCACTTCTTCCGCGGCCAGGACCACCCGGGCGGCGGCGACCAGATCTTCATCCAGGGTCACGCCTCCCCCGGTACCTACGCCCGTGCCTTCCTCGAGGGCCGCCTGAGCGCCAACCAGCTGGACGGATTCCGCCAGGAGAAGTCGCACGCGCCCGACGGCATCTCGTCGTACCCGCACCCGCGCCTGATGCCGGAGTTCTGGCAGTTCCCCACGGTGTCGATGGGCCTGGGCCCGATCAACGCGATCTACCAGGCGCAGCTGAACCGCTACCTCACCAACCGCGGCATCAAGGACGCCAGCGACCAGCAGGTCTGGGCGTTCCTGGGCGACGGCGAGATGGACGAGGTCGAAAGCCGCGGCCAGCTCCAGGTCGCCGCGAACGAGGGTCTCGACAACCTCAACTTCATCGTCAACTGCAACCTGCAGCGCCTCGACGGCCCGGTGCGCGGCAACGGCAAGATCATCCAGGAGCTGGAGAGCTTCTTCCGCGGCGCCGGCTGGAACGTCATCAAGGTGGTCTGGGGCCGCGAGTGGGACGACCTGCTCTCCCGCGACACCGACGGCGCCCTGCTCAACCTCATGAACGTCACCACGGACGGTGACTACCAGACCTACAAGGCCGAAAGCGGCGCCTACGTGCGCGAGAACTTCTTCGGCCGCGACCCCCGCGCGCTGAAGCTCGTCGAGGGTTACACCGACGACCAGGTCTGGAACCTCAAGCGCGGCGGCCACGACTACCGCAAGGTCTACGCGGCGTTCAAGGCGGCATCCGAGCACAAGGGCCAGCCCACGGTCATCCTGGCGAAGACGGTCAAGGGCTACGGCCTTGGCCCGAGCTTCGAGGGCCGCAACGCGACCCACCAGATGAAGAAGATGACGCTGGACAACCTCAAGACGTTCCGCGACAGCATGCACGTGCCGATCACGGATGCCCAGCTCGAGGCCAACCCGTACCAGCCGCCGTACTACACCCCTGGCGAGAACGACGAGGCCATCCAGTACCTGCACGAGCGCCGTCGCGCGCTGGGCGGGTACCTGCCGGAGCGTCGGAGCAAGTACACCCAGGTGAACCTGCCGGACGACTCCACCTACGCCATCACCAAGAAGGGCTCCGGCACCCAGGAGATCGCCACCACCATGGCGTTCGTCCGGTTGCTCAAGGAGCTGCTGCGCTCGAAGGACTTCGGCCACCGCATCGTGCCGATCATCCCCGACGAAGCCCGCACCTTCGGCATCGACGCGTTCTTCCCGAACGCGAAGATCTACAACCCCAACGGCCAGCACTACACCTCCGTTGACCACGCCCAGCTGCTCGCCTACAAGGAGAGCCCGCAGGGCCAGATCATCCACGTGGGCATCAACGAGGCCGGCGCCCTCGCCGCGTTCACCAACGTCGGAACGTCGTACGCCACCCAGGGTGAGCCGCTCATCCCGGTCTACGTCTTCTACTCGATGTTCGGCTTCCAGCGCACCGGCGACGCCATGTGGGCCGCCGGCGACCAGATGACCCGCGGTTTCATGATCGGCGCCACCGCCGGCCGCACCACCCTCACGGGTGAGGGCCTGCAGCACGCCGACGGCCACTCGCCCCTGCTCGCCTCGACCAACCCGGCCGTCGTGTCCTACGACCCGGCGTTCGGCTACGAGATCGGGCACATCGTGCGGTCCGGCCTGGAGCGGATGTACGGCGGAACCCACACCGACCCGAACGTCATGTACTACATCACGGTGTACAACGAACCGCAGGTACAGCCGGTCGAACCCGCCGATGTGGACGTGGACGGAATCATCCGCGGCATCCACCGGGTGTCGGAGTCCACCGTCGCCGGGCCGAAGGCTCAGCTGCTGGCCTCCGGCGTCGCGGTGCCGTGGGCACTCGAAGCGCAGACCCTGCTCGCCGAGGACTGGGGGGTGTCCGCCGATGTCTGGTCGGTGACCTCCTGGGCCGAGCTGCGCCGGGACGGCCTCGCGGCTGAGGAGCACAACTTCCTCTACCCGAACGAGGAGCCGCGCACGGCCTACGTGACCGACAAGCTGGCCGACACGGCCGGCCCGTTCGTCGCGGTGAGCGACTTCATGCACGCCGTGCCCGACCAGATCCGCCAGTTCATCCCCGGCGACTTCGCGACGCTGGGAGCGGACGACTTCGGTTTCTCCGACACCCGCCCCGCCGCCCGCCGGTTCTTCAAGATCGACGGCCCGTCGATGGTGGTGCGCACCCTGCAGCAGCTGGCCAACAGCGGCGAACTGGACCGCAGCGTCATCCAGCAGGCCATCGACAAGTACAGCCTGCACGACGTCTCCGCCGGCACGACCGGCTCGGCCGGTGGCGAGAGCTAA
- a CDS encoding peroxiredoxin gives MALENDTQAPDFELVSQFGETIQLSRYRGEKSVALVFFPLAFSGICSGELCELRDNLGLFADNSVELIGISVDSRHTLRAWGEQQGYGFTLLADFWPHGSVAKEYGVFLEDKGFANRATFLIDTNGIIRASFITAPGQARSLEAYRAALDELHPAPSFSGS, from the coding sequence ATGGCACTGGAGAACGACACCCAGGCTCCGGATTTCGAACTCGTCAGTCAATTCGGCGAGACCATTCAACTCAGCCGCTACCGAGGCGAGAAGTCGGTCGCCCTGGTCTTCTTCCCCCTCGCGTTCTCCGGAATCTGCAGCGGTGAGCTGTGCGAGCTGCGGGACAATCTGGGCCTCTTCGCCGACAACAGCGTCGAGCTCATCGGTATCTCGGTCGACTCGCGGCACACCCTGCGGGCGTGGGGAGAGCAGCAGGGCTACGGTTTCACGCTGCTCGCCGACTTCTGGCCGCACGGGTCTGTCGCGAAGGAGTACGGGGTGTTCCTCGAGGACAAGGGCTTCGCCAACCGGGCGACGTTCCTCATCGACACGAACGGCATCATCCGGGCGAGCTTCATCACCGCGCCGGGGCAGGCCCGTTCGCTCGAGGCCTACCGCGCGGCCCTGGACGAACTGCATCCGGCGCCGTCGTTTTCCGGCAGCTGA
- a CDS encoding GAF and ANTAR domain-containing protein translates to MSDRLAFGAAVEELSLAFERRTSLCRPFLRVLPVTGAAISTLGPPFGSETLCASDAQAARLDELQFDLGEGPCWDALTHRRPVLSGDFRTDDTRWPLFTEALGAAEVGSLFAFPLALGSLNIGAVDLYSRQPATLTDVQVGDATTLATICARQVLRRSLADQPQPGPDDDGDGFSRREVHQATGMVLAQLGVSAADAHLVITGYAFARGRTVREVAADIVARRLDFADEWASPSGPSSDSL, encoded by the coding sequence ATGTCTGATCGCCTGGCCTTCGGGGCCGCCGTCGAGGAGCTGTCGCTCGCCTTCGAACGCCGCACCAGTCTGTGCCGCCCGTTCCTGCGGGTGCTGCCCGTCACCGGCGCCGCCATCTCCACGCTCGGCCCGCCGTTCGGCTCCGAGACGCTCTGCGCCAGCGACGCCCAAGCGGCCCGGCTCGACGAACTGCAGTTCGACCTCGGCGAGGGCCCATGCTGGGATGCGCTGACCCACCGCCGTCCGGTGCTCAGCGGGGATTTCCGCACCGACGACACCCGCTGGCCGCTGTTCACCGAAGCGCTCGGGGCCGCCGAGGTGGGGTCGCTTTTCGCGTTCCCGCTGGCCCTGGGCAGCCTCAATATCGGCGCCGTGGACCTGTACAGCCGGCAGCCGGCCACGCTGACCGATGTCCAGGTGGGCGATGCCACGACCCTGGCGACAATCTGCGCCCGGCAGGTGCTCCGCCGCAGCCTGGCGGACCAGCCCCAACCGGGCCCTGACGACGACGGCGACGGCTTCTCCCGCCGGGAGGTGCACCAGGCCACCGGAATGGTCCTCGCCCAACTCGGGGTGAGCGCGGCCGACGCACACCTGGTCATCACGGGCTACGCTTTCGCGCGGGGCCGTACGGTCCGTGAGGTCGCGGCCGACATCGTGGCCAGGCGATTGGATTTCGCCGATGAGTGGGCATCCCCGTCTGGGCCCTCGTCCGACTCATTATGA
- a CDS encoding GAF and ANTAR domain-containing protein → MATKTREGQLVEAFVTLADTLVVGYDLLDLLHSLVSKCVPLFEASAAGIILTDEEEFEVVASTNERSRLVEILQLRSGSGPCVESVITGHSVSVPDIDASGPKWPRFRHGALEQGFGSMFSVPMRLRATTIGSLNLFWERTGGLPEEDSPTVQALADVATIGILQERALRESDVARQQLQYALSSRVVIEQAKGVVAYTRGASMDEAFTLIRTHARSNGVPLADVAAQIVSGDLAL, encoded by the coding sequence ATGGCAACAAAGACCCGTGAAGGCCAGCTCGTCGAGGCCTTCGTGACACTGGCCGACACGCTCGTCGTCGGGTACGACCTCCTTGATCTGCTGCACTCCTTGGTCTCCAAGTGCGTGCCGCTGTTCGAAGCCTCCGCGGCCGGCATCATCCTCACCGACGAGGAGGAATTCGAAGTCGTCGCGTCCACCAACGAACGCAGCCGGCTGGTCGAGATCCTGCAGCTGCGCAGCGGCAGCGGCCCGTGCGTGGAAAGTGTCATCACCGGCCACTCCGTCTCCGTGCCCGACATCGACGCATCCGGCCCCAAATGGCCCCGTTTCCGGCACGGCGCCCTCGAGCAGGGCTTCGGATCCATGTTCTCCGTGCCGATGCGCCTGCGCGCGACGACCATCGGCTCCCTCAACCTTTTCTGGGAACGTACCGGCGGGCTGCCCGAGGAGGACTCGCCGACGGTGCAGGCCCTCGCCGACGTCGCCACCATCGGGATCCTGCAGGAGCGGGCGTTGCGGGAAAGCGATGTCGCCCGCCAGCAGCTGCAGTACGCGCTGAGCAGCCGCGTGGTCATCGAGCAGGCGAAGGGCGTTGTGGCCTACACCCGCGGGGCCAGTATGGACGAGGCGTTCACCCTCATTCGCACGCATGCGCGGTCGAACGGCGTGCCGCTGGCCGACGTCGCCGCGCAAATCGTGAGCGGCGACCTCGCGCTCTGA
- a CDS encoding universal stress protein: MSATYYIGVDGSGPSRAALRWGVRRASERGAAVVLVNTVDDEWGLVGRDAAADAERQARELLSEESARVDALHTGVSLTTRIVHGGTAWELAKLPSPEDLLIVGTHKTGFLRGRVLGSRSVQIASAARCSVAIVPDTTLESRHDVVVGIDGTEGSLPAVQMGAQEADRLDQDLLLVYAPPTLQRAESNRAESRSDSPDDRSPQTAGLMSRAAAVAAATSSRITVRRRVAHRDPAEALLDASFDAALLILGVSARHGDSSLIGSVTHDVLMNINVPVLIARGAATTHESASRVSAVSV, from the coding sequence ATGAGCGCCACGTATTACATCGGAGTGGACGGCTCGGGCCCCAGCCGCGCGGCCCTCCGGTGGGGCGTACGCCGGGCCTCCGAGCGCGGTGCAGCGGTGGTCCTGGTGAACACCGTCGACGACGAGTGGGGCCTGGTCGGACGGGACGCCGCCGCCGACGCCGAACGCCAGGCCAGGGAACTCCTCTCCGAGGAGTCCGCCCGGGTCGACGCCCTGCACACCGGGGTGAGCCTGACCACCCGGATCGTGCACGGTGGGACGGCGTGGGAACTGGCCAAACTGCCCAGCCCCGAAGACCTGCTCATCGTCGGTACCCACAAGACCGGGTTCCTCCGCGGCCGGGTACTCGGCTCCCGCAGCGTACAGATCGCGTCAGCGGCACGGTGCTCTGTCGCCATCGTCCCCGACACGACCCTCGAATCCCGCCACGACGTCGTCGTCGGCATCGACGGCACCGAGGGCTCCCTCCCCGCCGTGCAGATGGGCGCGCAGGAGGCGGACCGCCTCGACCAGGACCTGCTCCTGGTCTACGCTCCACCCACCCTGCAACGAGCGGAGTCGAACCGGGCCGAATCCCGCTCCGACTCCCCCGACGACCGAAGCCCGCAGACCGCCGGCCTGATGAGCCGCGCGGCGGCCGTGGCGGCGGCCACGTCCTCCCGCATCACGGTGCGGCGCCGGGTAGCCCACCGGGACCCCGCCGAGGCCCTGCTGGACGCGAGCTTCGACGCGGCACTGCTGATCCTGGGCGTGTCGGCACGGCACGGCGACAGCAGCCTGATCGGCTCGGTGACCCACGATGTGCTGATGAACATCAACGTTCCCGTGCTCATCGCCCGGGGCGCTGCGACGACGCACGAGTCGGCGTCACGCGTCTCGGCGGTCAGCGTCTGA
- a CDS encoding universal stress protein → MVERVIVAVDGGPASRAALDWALARAATVPMRLELTTVVELGWSPVDGLDDDFQPVYERALAEATRFVEKNLPELKTLSVVRRGSPVDELVRAAADADLIVIGTNKTGALAGAVHGTLPLKLADHAPCAVAVVPAGWVSGGDRVVVGVEDDGTQDAPLRAAAAEAVRLGQPLDVVHAWSIPATLGVDFGAAVPYDALIEAHTDIVDRALQQVTAAHPGLAASAVLMQGAAAPVLVEAAATATVLVVGTHGRGAVAGLILGSVSHDVLLNMPCPVLVVPPARADADTKRSGATS, encoded by the coding sequence ATGGTTGAGAGAGTGATCGTAGCCGTTGACGGGGGGCCGGCGAGCCGGGCCGCCCTGGACTGGGCGTTGGCCAGAGCCGCCACCGTGCCGATGAGGCTGGAGTTGACCACGGTCGTCGAACTGGGCTGGTCGCCGGTTGACGGGCTCGACGACGATTTTCAGCCGGTGTATGAGCGGGCCCTGGCCGAGGCCACCCGGTTCGTCGAGAAAAACCTCCCTGAGCTCAAGACCCTGAGCGTCGTCCGTCGCGGTTCCCCCGTGGACGAGCTGGTGCGCGCCGCGGCCGATGCCGACCTGATCGTGATCGGCACCAACAAGACCGGCGCGCTCGCCGGAGCCGTGCACGGAACCCTGCCGCTCAAGCTCGCCGACCATGCGCCCTGCGCCGTCGCGGTGGTCCCCGCCGGCTGGGTCTCCGGCGGCGACCGCGTCGTCGTGGGAGTCGAGGACGACGGTACCCAGGACGCCCCCCTCCGCGCGGCCGCGGCAGAGGCCGTCCGGCTCGGGCAACCCCTCGACGTCGTGCACGCCTGGTCCATCCCCGCCACGCTGGGCGTCGACTTCGGTGCCGCGGTCCCGTACGACGCTCTCATCGAAGCCCACACCGACATCGTGGACCGGGCCCTGCAGCAGGTCACCGCCGCCCACCCCGGCCTGGCCGCTTCAGCGGTCCTCATGCAGGGCGCGGCGGCGCCCGTGCTCGTCGAAGCGGCCGCGACGGCGACCGTCCTGGTGGTCGGCACCCACGGGCGTGGGGCCGTCGCCGGCCTGATTCTCGGGTCGGTGAGCCACGACGTGCTCCTGAACATGCCGTGCCCGGTCCTGGTTGTGCCCCCCGCCCGGGCGGACGCGGACACCAAGCGGTCGGGGGCGACCTCATGA
- a CDS encoding GAF domain-containing protein — MTVPETRLSFPDGPRSALDQALSELVLNAQKVLATQGRLRSLLQASQAVVEELDLAAVLRRIVDVAVDLVGAQYGALGVIAPSGNLEQFIHVGIPDELAARIGHLPAGHGLLGALIDDPHAIRLTHLGDDPRSSGFPAHHPPMDSFLGVPVRVRGEVYGNLYLSNQISGGFSEEDEELLTALAATAGIAIDNARLFDETRRRQRWSAASAEISAALLSDRADASLELLADRFASLADADLVCVVLAAGEGTLIVDTARGTQAKRVKGLVIPSTGTTVGRAFDSGQPILTADGGASLDQPDAQLVLGPTMVIPLLASGRTHGVMTVSRSTGRPRFTTSDLEMAADFAGQASVALELARGRTAGQKLALLEDRSRIARDLHDNVIQRVFAAGIGLQAISGSVDDADVRERIIEEVVALDVAIVEIRTAIFALTAQTSRDRGSIRHRVIDLLSELASLFPQTPRLVFTGPIDLLTPPAMSDDIAAVIREGLMNVVRHAEATETVVNLSVGDDLVVIEVVDNGVGVTESDRRSGLANLAARAEQWGGDVVLENRARGGSRLRWTAGIEPEPVRKEPS, encoded by the coding sequence GTGACCGTTCCTGAGACCAGGCTCTCGTTTCCCGACGGGCCGCGGTCGGCCCTCGATCAGGCGCTGTCCGAACTCGTCCTCAACGCCCAGAAGGTGCTCGCCACCCAGGGGAGGCTGCGCAGCCTGCTGCAGGCCAGCCAGGCCGTCGTCGAGGAACTCGACCTCGCTGCGGTCCTTCGGCGCATCGTGGATGTGGCCGTCGACCTCGTCGGCGCCCAGTACGGCGCCCTCGGCGTCATCGCGCCCAGCGGCAACCTCGAGCAGTTCATCCATGTGGGGATCCCCGATGAGCTGGCCGCCCGCATCGGGCACCTGCCGGCCGGGCACGGCCTTCTGGGCGCGCTCATCGACGACCCGCACGCCATCCGCCTCACCCACCTGGGTGACGACCCGCGGTCCTCGGGCTTCCCGGCACACCACCCGCCGATGGACAGCTTCCTCGGTGTCCCTGTGCGGGTGCGCGGCGAGGTGTACGGCAACCTCTACCTGTCTAATCAGATCTCCGGCGGCTTCAGCGAGGAGGACGAGGAGCTCCTGACGGCCCTCGCCGCCACGGCGGGCATCGCGATCGACAACGCCCGGCTGTTCGACGAGACCCGGCGGCGGCAGCGCTGGTCGGCCGCGTCAGCGGAGATCAGCGCGGCCCTGCTGTCCGACCGGGCGGATGCCTCGCTCGAACTCCTTGCCGACAGATTCGCCTCGCTCGCCGACGCGGATCTGGTCTGCGTTGTCCTGGCAGCGGGGGAGGGCACCCTCATCGTCGACACCGCCCGCGGCACCCAGGCCAAGCGGGTCAAGGGCCTCGTCATCCCGTCGACCGGGACCACCGTGGGGCGCGCCTTCGACAGCGGCCAGCCCATCCTCACCGCCGACGGCGGAGCCAGCCTGGACCAGCCGGACGCCCAGCTCGTGCTCGGCCCGACCATGGTCATCCCGCTGCTGGCCTCCGGCCGCACCCACGGCGTCATGACGGTCTCCCGTTCGACCGGCCGGCCCCGCTTCACGACGAGCGACCTGGAGATGGCGGCGGACTTCGCCGGCCAGGCCAGCGTGGCGCTCGAGCTCGCCCGCGGGCGTACCGCCGGGCAGAAGCTGGCCCTGCTCGAGGACCGCAGCCGAATCGCCAGGGACCTGCATGACAACGTCATCCAGCGGGTCTTCGCCGCGGGCATCGGCCTGCAGGCCATCAGCGGATCCGTCGACGATGCGGATGTGCGTGAACGCATCATCGAGGAGGTCGTCGCCCTCGACGTGGCCATCGTCGAGATCCGCACCGCGATCTTCGCCCTGACCGCGCAGACCAGCCGGGACCGCGGCTCCATCCGGCATCGCGTCATCGACCTGCTCAGCGAGCTGGCGTCCCTCTTCCCGCAGACACCTCGGCTGGTCTTCACCGGTCCGATCGACCTGCTCACCCCTCCGGCGATGTCCGACGATATCGCCGCGGTCATCCGTGAGGGCCTGATGAACGTGGTCCGCCACGCCGAGGCCACCGAAACCGTCGTCAACCTCAGCGTGGGCGACGATCTCGTCGTCATCGAGGTCGTCGACAACGGTGTCGGCGTCACGGAATCCGACCGGCGCAGCGGCCTGGCCAACCTCGCGGCGCGCGCCGAACAATGGGGCGGTGACGTCGTTCTCGAGAACCGGGCCAGGGGCGGCAGCCGACTACGCTGGACCGCCGGCATCGAACCCGAACCCGTACGAAAGGAACCGTCATGA
- a CDS encoding response regulator, translating to MIRVFLVDDHEVVRRGIADMINAEPDLEVVGEASTARQAVARVAATVPDVAVLDVRLPDGSGIDVCRTIRSANPGVQCLMLTAYDDDEASYSAVLAGAAGYVLKDIRGQHLVESIRRVARGESLVQKAVTRKVVTELTGTAADSPASNLTTRERQVLELIAEGLTNRQIGDQLDLAEKTVKNYVSGLLAKLGMARRTQAAVYGAGLRPR from the coding sequence ATGATCCGAGTCTTCCTGGTGGATGACCACGAGGTCGTGCGCCGCGGAATCGCGGACATGATCAACGCCGAACCCGACCTCGAGGTGGTCGGCGAGGCTTCAACGGCCCGTCAGGCGGTGGCCAGGGTCGCGGCCACCGTGCCCGACGTGGCCGTCCTCGACGTCCGGCTGCCCGACGGCAGCGGGATCGACGTGTGCCGCACCATCCGGTCGGCCAACCCCGGCGTGCAGTGCCTCATGCTCACCGCCTACGACGACGACGAGGCCAGCTACTCAGCGGTCCTGGCCGGCGCCGCCGGCTACGTCCTCAAGGACATCCGCGGCCAACACCTCGTCGAATCCATCCGGCGGGTCGCCCGCGGCGAATCGCTCGTGCAGAAGGCCGTGACCCGCAAGGTGGTCACCGAACTCACCGGCACCGCCGCCGATTCCCCGGCGTCCAACCTGACCACGCGGGAGCGCCAGGTGCTCGAGCTCATCGCCGAGGGACTGACGAACCGACAGATCGGCGACCAGCTCGACCTGGCCGAGAAGACCGTCAAGAACTACGTGTCCGGCCTGCTCGCCAAGCTCGGAATGGCCCGGCGCACCCAGGCGGCCGTGTACGGCGCCGGTCTGCGCCCGCGGTAG
- a CDS encoding DUF427 domain-containing protein, which translates to MDRTHRNRETPGPGQESVWDYPRPPRVEPTSEHVVLRFNGRVIADTRDSVRVLETSHPPTYYLPRTAFAPGVLVPVNGHSVCEYKGLASYLSVVVGDVHADAVAWYYPAPLAGFEALAGRVAVYPGRLDECTVDGETVRAQPGDFYGGWITDRIVGPFKGAPGTLGW; encoded by the coding sequence ATGGACAGGACCCATCGGAATCGTGAGACTCCCGGCCCCGGCCAGGAATCCGTCTGGGACTACCCGCGGCCGCCGCGGGTGGAGCCCACCTCCGAGCACGTCGTCCTCCGGTTCAACGGCCGGGTGATCGCCGACACGCGTGACAGCGTCCGGGTGCTGGAGACCAGCCATCCGCCGACCTACTACCTGCCGCGAACCGCTTTCGCGCCCGGAGTGCTGGTGCCCGTGAACGGGCACAGCGTGTGCGAGTACAAGGGACTGGCGTCCTACCTCAGCGTCGTCGTGGGCGACGTCCACGCGGACGCCGTGGCCTGGTACTACCCGGCTCCGCTGGCCGGATTCGAGGCGCTGGCCGGCCGGGTGGCCGTGTACCCCGGCCGTCTGGACGAGTGCACCGTGGACGGGGAGACCGTGCGGGCCCAGCCGGGCGACTTCTACGGCGGCTGGATCACCGACCGCATCGTCGGTCCGTTCAAGGGCGCACCGGGAACCCTCGGCTGGTGA
- a CDS encoding Nif3-like dinuclear metal center hexameric protein, whose protein sequence is MSFSLAEVARVSHDLWPLSGAEDWDAPGLISGDPAHRVDSILLAVDAVADTVAEAVESGADLLLAHHPLLLRGVTTVAEDGYKGALLARLIRADCALLAAHTNADIVADGVSDVFAQRLGLVDVRPITAGDTQGTGIGRVGRLPEPTTLGHLARRLADLIPPTASGVRVAGGYGDVVSTIALCGGAGDSLLREPLVRGADAFITSDLRHHPASESREQSVLAGVGPALIDVSHWASEWLWLDVAAAALRQALPGIRVTVSELRTDPWDFAVTQ, encoded by the coding sequence GTGTCATTCTCGCTTGCTGAAGTAGCCCGGGTCTCCCATGACCTGTGGCCGCTCTCCGGGGCCGAGGACTGGGACGCGCCGGGCCTGATCAGCGGCGACCCCGCGCACCGGGTGGACTCCATCCTGCTGGCCGTCGACGCCGTGGCGGACACTGTCGCCGAGGCCGTCGAGTCCGGCGCCGACCTGCTGCTTGCGCACCATCCGCTGCTGCTGCGCGGTGTGACGACCGTGGCCGAAGACGGCTACAAGGGCGCCCTGCTGGCCAGGCTCATCCGCGCCGACTGCGCCCTCCTGGCCGCGCACACCAATGCCGACATCGTCGCCGACGGCGTGTCCGACGTGTTCGCCCAGCGACTGGGCCTCGTCGACGTGCGCCCGATCACCGCGGGCGACACGCAGGGCACCGGCATCGGCCGGGTCGGGAGGCTCCCCGAACCCACCACGCTGGGGCACCTCGCCCGGCGACTGGCCGACCTGATCCCGCCGACGGCATCCGGCGTGCGCGTCGCGGGCGGCTACGGAGACGTCGTGTCGACCATCGCCCTCTGTGGCGGCGCCGGAGACTCGCTTCTGCGCGAACCGCTGGTGCGCGGCGCGGATGCCTTCATCACCTCCGACCTGCGCCACCACCCGGCGTCGGAGTCCCGGGAACAGTCCGTGCTCGCCGGGGTTGGCCCTGCCCTCATCGACGTGTCACACTGGGCCAGCGAATGGCTGTGGCTGGACGTCGCGGCCGCCGCGCTCCGGCAGGCGCTGCCCGGAATCCGCGTGACGGTCAGCGAACTGCGCACCGACCCATGGGACTTCGCCGTCACCCAGTGA